The genomic interval AGCCCGCCGAGGGAGTTGACCACGGCGACCAGCCCCAGGAAGCCGAACACGGCGGCCAGCCCCGACCGGTCGGCCACCACCCCGCCGGCCACCCCGGCCAGGGCGCCGATCCCGAACGACAGCGAGAAGTAGGTGCCGTAGGCGGCCCCGCGCCGCCCGGCCCGGGTCGAGCGGGCCACCAGCTGGTTGGTGATCGGCTGGCCGAGGAAGATGAGCAGGCTGAACAGCCCGGCCAGGGCCACGCCGAGCGGGGTCGCGCCGGCCGCCCTGACCGACAGCCCGGCCAGCACGGCGGCCCCGTACAGGCCGGCGTAGCGGAGCGCCAGGCGGCGCGGGTCGGTCTCGGCCAGCCGGCCGCCGATCAGCTGGCCGGGGACGCCCAGCAGCAGCACCGCCGCCGCCAGCACGCCGCCCTTGGCCGCGGCCGCCTGCCCGACCCCGCCCACCTCGGCCAGGAACGCCGGCAGGAAGGTGACGAACCCCTGGAACACGAACCCTTCGGCCGCGGCCAGGAACATCACCACGGCCAGCGCCCCCCGGCCCACCGCCCCGGACGCCGCCTGCTCCTGTGGCGGCAGCCGCCGGTCGAGCGGCACGTCCCGGACGAGCACGACCAGCAGGACCAGGGCGGCCACGGCGGCCAGCCCGTAGCTCGCCCGCCAGGTCCAGGCGGCGGCCACCGCCCCGGCGACCAGCGGCGCCAGGGCGGTGCCGCCGTTGCCGAAGCCGCCGTGGACGCCGAGCTCGCGGCCGCCTCCGGGGGCGTTCAGGGTGACCTCGGCCAGCCCGGAGGGGTGGTAGAGGGCCCCGGCCGCACCCAGCAGGGCGAGCGCAGCGGCCAGCCACCAGATCCCGGGGGCGACCGCGGCCAGCCCGCAGCAGACGGCCGACAGGCCCGCGAACATCCGCAGCAGCACCGGCGCCCCGAACCGGTCGGCCAGCAGCCCCCCGGGCAGGGCCCCGAGCCCGTACAGCATGCTGCTCACCGTGGCCACCGTGCCCAGCGTGGTGAACGAGGCCCCGAACTCGGCCCGCAGGGTCACCAGCACCGCCGGCAGCACCAGCACGAACCCGTGGCTGGCCCCGTGGGCGGCGTAGATCGTGCCCAGCCGCACCCGCCGGCCCTCGCCCGCCACCCTCCGCCCCATGGCCCGAGCATGCCAGACTCGCCCGGTCGTGGCCGCCCGGGCGCGGGTTCAGAAGAGGGCTGGGTGGACCGTGCCCGGCCTCCCCGCCCCAGGCCGGTCCGCCTCCCGGGCGGCGGACTCGTGGGCCAGGAGCCAGGCCTTGCGATGGACGCCCCAGCCGTAGCCGCCCAGGCGGCCGTCGGCCCGGAGCACGCGGTGGCAGGGGACGATCACGGCCACGTGGTTGCTGGCGCAGGCGGCGCCGGCGGCCTGGGCGCCAAGCGGGTCGGTGGCCGGGTCGGCCAGGTCGGCCATGGCCCCGAGCTCCCGGTAGCTGACCGTCTGGCCGGCCGGCACCGACCGCAGGGCCCGCCAGGCGGCCTGCTGGGCCGGGTCGCCCGGCTGTTCCACCGCGAGCTCGTCCAGGGCCCCGACCTCGCCGGCCAGGTAGGCCAGCATCCGGGTGGCCACGGCGCCGGGGTCGGCCGCCGGCCGGGTCCCGGCCGCCCGCCGCCGCGGGTCGAGGCGGCGCTGCAGGGTCTCGGGCCGGCCGGTGAACCCGGCCGCGCAGACGCCGCCGTCGTCGACCAGCAGCGTGAACGGCCCCACCGGCGTGGCCACGGTCGTGAAATGCAGGTGCATGGTCGTCCCTCCGTACGCGATCCTCTCCGGTGGAACACGGCCGGCCGCCGGAACGTTGCAGGAACCTGTGGGCCGGCGCCTGACGGCATGACCCGCCCCACCGGGAGGGTACCGACCGACCGTCACAGGGACCCGCTAGGGTGGTCCGACCGATGACCTCCTGGCGGTGACACCGTCATCACGGTGCACCGCTGTTCCTGCACGAGATCGACGAAGGGTATTGGCACGTGGCTTCGACCGAGGCACCAGCGAGGGCCGGACGGCGCGAGTGGATCGGGCTGGCCGTGCTCGCGCTGGCCTGCCTGCTCTACGTGATGGACCTGACCGTGCTGCACCTGGCCATACCGGCCATCAGCGCCGACCTGGAGCCGACCAGCGCCCAGCTGCTGTGGATCATCGACATCTACGGGTTCTTCGTGGCCGGGTCCCTGATCACCATGGGCACCCTTGGCGACCGCATCGGCCGCCGCCGGCTCCTCATGATCGGGGCCACCGCATTCGGGCTGACTTCGGTGCTGGCGGCGGTCTCCCCCACCGCGGAGTGGCTGATCGTCAGCCGCGCCCTGCTGGGGATCGCCGGCGCGACCCTGGCCCCCTCCACCCTGTCGCTGATCTTCCACATGTTCCAGGACCCCAGGGAGCGCTCGATCGCGATCGGGTTCTGGATCGGCGCCTTCTCGGCCGGCAGCGCCATCGGGCCGGTGCTGGGCGGGGCCATGCTCGAGGTCTTCTGGTGGGGGTCGGTGTTCCTGCTCGCCCTGCCCGTGATGGCCGCCCTGCTGCTCCTCGGGCCGCGGGTCCTGCCCGAGTACCGCGACCCCGACGCCGGCCGGCTCGACCTGGTCAGCGCGGCCATGTCGATGCTGGCCGTCCTGGCCGTGATCTACGGGCTCAAGGAGATCGCCCAGGACGGCCTCGACGGCGTCTCGGTCGCGGCCATCGCCCTCGGGCTGGTGGTCGGGGTCCTGTTCGTGCTCCGCCAGCAGCGGCTGATCGACCCGATGATCGACGTCGGCCTGTTCCGGCTGGGCAGCTTCAACGCCGCCCTGGCCACCAACTTCCTGGCCATCTTCGTGGCCGTGGGCTACTTCCTGTTCGTCGCCCAGTACCTGCAGCTGGTGGTCGGGCTGTCGCCGCTGCAGGCGGGGCTGTGGTCGCTGCCGTCGGCGGTCGGGTTCATCGTCGGCAGCCAGGTCGCCCCCCGGGTCCTGGGCGACGTCCGGCCGGCCTACGTGATCTCGGGCGGCCTCGCCCTGGCCTCGGTCGGCCTTGGCGTGCTCACCCAGGTCGGGGTCTCCGGCGGCCTGGTCCCCCTGGTGATCGGGTCGGTGATCATCTCGGTCGGGCTGGCGCCGGTGTTCGGGCTGACCACCGAGCTGATCGTCGGCTCGGCCCCGCCCGAGCAGGCGGGCGCGGCCTCGGGGATCTCCGAGACCGGGGCCGAGCTCGGCGGGGCCCTGGGCATCGCCATCATGGGCTCGGTGGGCGTGGCCATCTACCGCGCCGAACTGGCCGACCGGCTCCCGGCGGCGGTCCCGCCCGAGGCGGCCGAGGCGGCCCGTGACACCCTCGGCAGCGCCGCCGAGGTCGCCGCCCAGCTTCCCGCCGAGCTGGGCGCGGCCGTGCTGGCTGTCGCCCGCGAGGCCTTCGTGGCCGGGATGCAGCTCAGCTCGGCCATCGCCGCCGGCATCGGCGTCGTCCTGGCCGTCCTCGCCCTGGTCATGCTGCGCAACCAGGAGCCGCCCAGGCCAGAGGAGGACGAGGAGGACGAGGAGGCGGAGGTGGCCACGGTGGGCGCGGCCGCCGGCGGCGGCTGCGGGGTCGCCGACGCCTCCTGAGGGCGTCAGCTGGACATGAACCGCCGGCTGAGCCGGATGAACACGGCCGCGATCCCGACCGGGACGAGCACGATGCCCGCGAGGTACATGAGGTTGATGACCAGCGTCATCGGTGCCTCCCACACGTCGATCCGGCCCTAGTGTAACGCCCGCCCAGGATCCGGCGGAGGCGGACGCGACCGGCTCAGCGGTCGTGCAGCCGGCCATCAGATGCGCGTCCATCCAGCCGCCGCCGACGAAGCCCCGCCGCGGCATGGTGCCCTCGATGACGAACCCGACCACCCGCCCCTCGGCCTCCGCCACCGGCTGGTAGATCGCGGCTGCCGGGGTGAGCCGCTCCCAGGTCTGCTGGAGCGGGGTGAGCCGCTCCCAGGTCTGCTGGAGCGGGGCGAGAGGAGCCCAGCGCGCCGCCCCGACCGAGGCAGGCGTAGCCTCCACGGCGGCAGCCCCCCACATCCTGAGGAGGACAACGCGTGCGGATCGGCATCGGCCTTCCGAACCCAGTGCTGAACGTTCCTGGGTCCCTGCTGGTCGACTGGGCGGGACGGGCCGAGGAGCGAGGCTTCTCCTCCCTGGCCACCATCGACCGGATCGCCTACCCCAGCTACGACTCGCTCACCGCCCTGACCGCGGCGGCGGCCGTCACCGACCGCATCGGCCTGGTCACCAACATCCTGCTCGGGCCCGCCTACAGCCCGGTGCCGCTGGCCAAGGTGACGGCCAGCATCGACCAGGTGTCGGGGGGCCGCCTCACCCTCGGCCTCGGCGTCGGCAGCCGCGCGGACGACTACCAGCTCGCCGGCCGCTCCTTCGACGACCGCGGCCGGCGGTTCGACGCCGACCTGGAGCTGCTGCACACGGCCTGGGCGGGCGAGCCGCCCGACGGCAGCTCGTTCCCGGTCGGCCCACCGACCACCAGGGGGCGCATCCCGCTGCTCATCGGCGGGCAGCCGGCGCTGGCGGCGCCGCGCGCCGCCCGCTGGGACGCCGGCTTCACTCTCGGCGGGGCCCCGCCGGAGATGGCCGGC from Actinomycetota bacterium carries:
- a CDS encoding methylated-DNA--[protein]-cysteine S-methyltransferase, with translation MHLHFTTVATPVGPFTLLVDDGGVCAAGFTGRPETLQRRLDPRRRAAGTRPAADPGAVATRMLAYLAGEVGALDELAVEQPGDPAQQAAWRALRSVPAGQTVSYRELGAMADLADPATDPLGAQAAGAACASNHVAVIVPCHRVLRADGRLGGYGWGVHRKAWLLAHESAAREADRPGAGRPGTVHPALF
- a CDS encoding MFS transporter: MASTEAPARAGRREWIGLAVLALACLLYVMDLTVLHLAIPAISADLEPTSAQLLWIIDIYGFFVAGSLITMGTLGDRIGRRRLLMIGATAFGLTSVLAAVSPTAEWLIVSRALLGIAGATLAPSTLSLIFHMFQDPRERSIAIGFWIGAFSAGSAIGPVLGGAMLEVFWWGSVFLLALPVMAALLLLGPRVLPEYRDPDAGRLDLVSAAMSMLAVLAVIYGLKEIAQDGLDGVSVAAIALGLVVGVLFVLRQQRLIDPMIDVGLFRLGSFNAALATNFLAIFVAVGYFLFVAQYLQLVVGLSPLQAGLWSLPSAVGFIVGSQVAPRVLGDVRPAYVISGGLALASVGLGVLTQVGVSGGLVPLVIGSVIISVGLAPVFGLTTELIVGSAPPEQAGAASGISETGAELGGALGIAIMGSVGVAIYRAELADRLPAAVPPEAAEAARDTLGSAAEVAAQLPAELGAAVLAVAREAFVAGMQLSSAIAAGIGVVLAVLALVMLRNQEPPRPEEDEEDEEAEVATVGAAAGGGCGVADAS
- a CDS encoding LLM class flavin-dependent oxidoreductase; protein product: MRIGIGLPNPVLNVPGSLLVDWAGRAEERGFSSLATIDRIAYPSYDSLTALTAAAAVTDRIGLVTNILLGPAYSPVPLAKVTASIDQVSGGRLTLGLGVGSRADDYQLAGRSFDDRGRRFDADLELLHTAWAGEPPDGSSFPVGPPTTRGRIPLLIGGQPALAAPRAARWDAGFTLGGAPPEMAGGAIQEFTKRFEEAGGTGRPRIVALSYFSLGEEHTEESLHNLRTYYGFLGDWAEGLASGAPRTPQAVRDRVAAFKELGVDELVFDPTVASLDQVDRLADAVR
- a CDS encoding MFS transporter, with protein sequence MGRRVAGEGRRVRLGTIYAAHGASHGFVLVLPAVLVTLRAEFGASFTTLGTVATVSSMLYGLGALPGGLLADRFGAPVLLRMFAGLSAVCCGLAAVAPGIWWLAAALALLGAAGALYHPSGLAEVTLNAPGGGRELGVHGGFGNGGTALAPLVAGAVAAAWTWRASYGLAAVAALVLLVVLVRDVPLDRRLPPQEQAASGAVGRGALAVVMFLAAAEGFVFQGFVTFLPAFLAEVGGVGQAAAAKGGVLAAAVLLLGVPGQLIGGRLAETDPRRLALRYAGLYGAAVLAGLSVRAAGATPLGVALAGLFSLLIFLGQPITNQLVARSTRAGRRGAAYGTYFSLSFGIGALAGVAGGVVADRSGLAAVFGFLGLVAVVNSLGGLAVRGLLGPGSTGRPPAS